Proteins encoded together in one Vibrio lentus window:
- the luxN gene encoding quorum-sensing autoinducer 1 sensor kinase/phosphatase LuxN, with protein MFDFGLEAIVYAKAITLLATVAVVVMWLLYYCYRLKLKNEAIAGTHHVAYIAYSVCIVAWISSNAYFHTDLLPQLGASTAVLAAKFANLASFFAFAFAYYFSCQLAAEQRNGKVHVWQQAIFVTLTVYSFFINLSPGLTVEDVTIVGPSQFVIEFGPHTSYFFIGMISFVVLTLVNLVAMRANSSKLTLTKTSYMIAGILVFMLSTATIHLGMTFFLRDFSLTWLPPALSISEMLFVGYALLTSRFYSVKYLAYMSLNALLVCAILVIPFGAIFIPLTDDNQWLIAIPICALIGVTWHVLYKRLGRYASFFVYGNKETPVQQILALEEDFKLSIDDAMRRLGSLLQIPEDKLRLVNSNYNETFYEDYLSTNKSVLVFDELSEELDYTAPAKSSIKALYEKMSSNNTALVMPLFGQGKSVTHLLVSSHKSNDQMFSNEEISALQTLLTRVQSTIEADRRIRQSRALANSIAHEMRNPLAQVQLHFEILKQHIDNQAPAKQILLDIENGQAAIQRGRQLIDIILREVSDSSPEHGPITMTSIHKAVDQAVSHYGFENEKIIERIRLPQHADFVAKLNETLFNFVIFNLIRNAIYYFDSYPDSQIEISTTTGSYENILVFRDTGPGIDETIAHKIFDDFFSYQKSGGSGLGLGYCQRVMRSFGGRVECKSKLGEFTEFHLYFPVVPNAPKADALRTPYFKDWKHNQPAENKAETEAEAKPEKQAPSADNDPETEIEKTQTANPPVSSHLAPTVLIVDDKEVQRTLVQMYLNRLGVNSLQANNGENAVDLFKTHQVDLILMDVQMPVMNGFDASQIIKARSPNTPIIALSGESGQRELDMISKLMDGRLEKPTSLNALQDVLDNWLKKGTTSNASKEAEGEE; from the coding sequence ATGTTTGATTTCGGCTTAGAGGCAATCGTCTACGCCAAAGCAATAACACTGCTGGCAACGGTGGCCGTCGTCGTGATGTGGTTACTCTACTATTGCTACCGCCTTAAACTCAAGAATGAAGCGATCGCGGGCACACACCATGTCGCGTATATCGCCTACTCTGTCTGTATTGTTGCGTGGATCAGCAGTAATGCTTACTTCCATACCGACTTACTACCACAGCTCGGCGCTTCAACAGCTGTGTTGGCTGCAAAATTTGCCAACCTCGCCTCTTTCTTTGCGTTTGCCTTTGCGTATTACTTCTCGTGTCAGCTCGCCGCAGAGCAACGCAATGGCAAGGTGCATGTATGGCAACAAGCGATTTTCGTCACCCTAACCGTCTACTCCTTCTTTATTAATTTAAGCCCAGGGTTAACCGTTGAAGACGTTACTATTGTAGGACCAAGCCAATTCGTGATTGAGTTTGGACCACACACATCGTATTTCTTCATTGGCATGATTAGCTTTGTCGTCCTGACTCTCGTCAACCTAGTCGCAATGCGTGCTAACAGCAGCAAGCTTACACTCACCAAGACCAGCTACATGATTGCGGGTATCTTGGTGTTCATGCTGTCGACGGCAACGATTCACCTTGGTATGACCTTCTTTTTGCGCGATTTCTCACTCACTTGGCTACCACCCGCCTTGTCGATCAGTGAGATGTTATTCGTTGGCTATGCCCTGCTGACTTCTCGCTTCTACAGCGTGAAATACCTTGCGTATATGAGCCTGAATGCTTTGTTAGTGTGCGCCATTTTAGTGATACCTTTCGGCGCGATCTTTATCCCGTTAACTGACGACAACCAATGGTTAATCGCAATCCCCATCTGTGCACTTATTGGGGTGACTTGGCATGTACTCTATAAACGTTTGGGTCGCTACGCCTCTTTCTTTGTCTACGGAAACAAGGAAACACCCGTCCAACAAATCCTTGCATTAGAGGAAGACTTCAAGCTATCAATTGATGATGCAATGCGTCGTTTAGGTAGCCTACTGCAAATCCCAGAAGACAAGTTGCGCCTTGTTAACAGCAACTACAACGAGACCTTCTACGAAGACTATCTTTCGACAAACAAGTCTGTTTTGGTGTTCGACGAACTGTCTGAAGAGTTAGATTACACCGCGCCAGCGAAAAGCTCGATCAAAGCGCTGTATGAAAAGATGAGTTCGAACAACACTGCCTTGGTGATGCCTTTGTTTGGTCAAGGTAAGTCCGTTACGCACTTATTGGTGTCATCGCACAAGAGCAATGATCAGATGTTCTCTAACGAAGAGATCTCTGCATTACAGACCTTACTAACGCGTGTACAAAGCACGATTGAAGCAGATAGACGCATACGTCAAAGCCGTGCATTGGCTAACTCAATCGCCCATGAAATGCGTAACCCGCTTGCTCAAGTACAATTGCACTTTGAAATCCTGAAGCAGCATATTGATAATCAAGCCCCAGCAAAACAGATCCTACTGGATATTGAAAACGGCCAAGCTGCGATTCAACGCGGTCGACAGCTGATTGATATCATCTTGCGAGAAGTCAGTGATAGCTCACCCGAGCACGGGCCAATTACCATGACCTCAATCCACAAGGCCGTGGATCAAGCTGTCAGCCACTATGGTTTCGAGAATGAGAAGATTATTGAGCGAATTCGTTTACCACAACACGCTGATTTTGTGGCAAAACTGAATGAGACCTTATTCAACTTCGTTATTTTCAACCTAATCCGTAACGCGATCTACTACTTTGATTCCTATCCAGATAGCCAAATAGAGATCAGTACCACGACGGGTTCTTACGAGAACATCCTCGTTTTCCGAGATACCGGACCGGGCATCGATGAAACGATTGCTCATAAAATCTTCGATGACTTCTTCTCTTACCAAAAAAGCGGTGGTAGTGGTTTAGGTTTAGGTTATTGCCAACGCGTAATGCGTTCATTTGGTGGTCGAGTTGAATGTAAATCTAAGCTTGGTGAGTTTACGGAATTCCATCTCTACTTCCCTGTCGTACCGAATGCACCGAAAGCAGATGCTCTGCGCACGCCTTATTTCAAAGATTGGAAACACAACCAACCAGCTGAAAATAAAGCCGAAACTGAAGCTGAAGCAAAACCAGAGAAGCAAGCACCAAGTGCTGATAACGATCCTGAAACTGAAATAGAAAAGACGCAAACAGCAAACCCACCAGTATCAAGTCATCTCGCACCCACCGTGCTGATCGTTGATGACAAAGAGGTACAACGCACCCTTGTTCAGATGTACTTGAACCGACTCGGTGTGAATAGCCTTCAAGCAAACAATGGTGAGAATGCGGTTGATCTGTTTAAAACGCATCAAGTCGACTTGATCTTGATGGATGTACAAATGCCTGTCATGAACGGCTTTGACGCAAGCCAGATCATCAAGGCGCGATCGCCCAACACGCCGATCATTGCTTTGTCTGGTGAATCAGGACAACGTGAACTCGACATGATCAGTAAGTTGATGGATGGCCGCTTAGAGAAGCCAACCTCATTAAATGCGCTGCAAGACGTGCTTGATAATTGGTTGAAAAAAGGCACAACGTCTAATGCTTCTAAGGAAGCCGAAGGTGAAGAGTAA
- a CDS encoding LysR family transcriptional regulator — MMSNRFKRLDLNLLKVLKVLIEVKNTRKASELLFTSQPSISRSLQKLRDYFDDELFIRSQHGLEPTAKLLEIKQTLLPVLSQLEQVLEPESEFDVAQFDGTVNIAINGFIANSISAKLTQILLAQAPKVKVNIVDWGAHTLDLLTSGEVDLGVNYYPLELSKQVYQKRISRDDFVLVCRTGHPLANTLLISDQQEPLQLASLVVSDWNDNIALAPNVLADVGIKTEVKIRSTYLHSLLSIVKQSDVLFPCSKLLAHSLSDEFSFVLFPHMPNMPNGDIGMTIGRKQRNQPKMRWLESCIEEVFKE, encoded by the coding sequence ATGATGAGTAACCGGTTTAAACGACTAGACCTCAATTTACTTAAAGTATTGAAGGTGTTGATTGAGGTGAAAAATACCCGCAAGGCTTCAGAACTACTGTTTACCAGCCAACCTTCAATCAGTCGCTCACTACAAAAACTACGTGATTACTTTGACGATGAGCTGTTCATACGCTCCCAACATGGCCTAGAACCGACCGCTAAGTTACTTGAAATTAAGCAGACTTTGTTACCAGTGTTATCGCAGTTAGAACAAGTGCTTGAACCAGAATCTGAATTTGACGTTGCTCAGTTTGATGGCACCGTGAACATCGCGATTAACGGATTTATAGCCAACAGCATCTCAGCAAAGCTAACTCAAATACTGTTAGCACAGGCACCGAAGGTGAAAGTAAATATTGTGGATTGGGGAGCTCATACGTTGGATCTACTCACCTCTGGCGAGGTTGATTTAGGGGTCAATTATTACCCACTAGAACTATCTAAACAGGTTTACCAAAAACGTATCTCAAGAGATGATTTTGTATTGGTATGCCGCACAGGACACCCACTTGCCAACACATTATTGATAAGTGACCAGCAAGAGCCTTTGCAATTAGCGAGCTTGGTCGTCAGTGATTGGAACGACAATATTGCGTTAGCACCGAACGTCTTAGCCGATGTCGGCATCAAGACTGAGGTCAAAATACGTTCGACTTACTTACACAGCTTATTGTCTATCGTAAAGCAAAGCGATGTGTTGTTCCCTTGCTCGAAGCTACTGGCCCATTCGCTCTCAGATGAATTTTCCTTTGTGCTGTTTCCTCACATGCCCAATATGCCTAATGGCGATATTGGCATGACCATCGGTCGTAAGCAGCGCAACCAACCGAAAATGCGATGGTTAGAATCGTGTATCGAAGAGGTGTTCAAAGAGTAG
- a CDS encoding LysR family transcriptional regulator, translating into MKLNNVDLNLLKVFVVVYQEKSLRKAAEKLFVSTPAVSQSIKKLKESLGEELFVLSHQKFLPTPYSDDLYRRVFPLLDGLVMAIEEGKQFKPADLNEDFKLEVNPHVLPWLTPALFHQLSVESPLSRLISHTSSHNSLERLKSGEIDFVIHFEAENLPAEIIAVPLVTLKFVLAVRADHPFKASIATIDDLLSFPFAHVDLAYFDQNKHSRLEEEVLSQGKSINMALRTTSIVGLIETIKNSNIIAPCMPPVIEQHKGVLRSIVIEGLKEGSEDMAVFAYLNKKNQHSAKYKWLLDLIETAMADANHK; encoded by the coding sequence ATGAAACTGAACAATGTCGATTTGAACTTATTGAAAGTGTTTGTGGTGGTGTATCAGGAGAAGAGCTTGCGAAAAGCTGCTGAGAAGTTATTTGTCTCGACACCCGCGGTTAGCCAGAGCATCAAGAAGCTAAAGGAGTCGCTAGGTGAAGAGTTGTTTGTCTTATCTCACCAGAAGTTTCTACCAACGCCTTATTCAGACGACCTGTATCGACGAGTTTTTCCGCTATTGGACGGGTTAGTCATGGCGATAGAGGAAGGAAAGCAGTTTAAACCTGCGGATCTCAATGAAGATTTTAAGCTAGAGGTGAATCCTCATGTCCTCCCTTGGTTGACCCCCGCTCTTTTTCATCAACTGTCAGTAGAAAGCCCACTTTCAAGGTTGATTAGTCATACGAGTTCCCACAATTCATTAGAAAGGCTTAAGAGTGGCGAGATTGATTTTGTCATTCATTTTGAAGCTGAGAATTTGCCTGCCGAGATCATAGCTGTGCCTCTCGTGACCTTAAAGTTTGTATTGGCAGTGAGAGCTGATCACCCTTTCAAGGCGTCTATCGCTACAATTGATGATTTGTTGTCCTTTCCTTTTGCTCATGTTGACCTCGCTTATTTTGATCAAAACAAGCACTCGCGATTGGAAGAGGAAGTATTAAGCCAAGGTAAATCGATTAACATGGCGCTTCGAACGACTTCCATCGTTGGGTTAATTGAAACGATCAAGAACTCTAATATTATCGCCCCTTGTATGCCTCCTGTGATTGAGCAACATAAAGGTGTATTGCGCTCAATCGTGATTGAAGGACTAAAAGAGGGGAGTGAAGATATGGCGGTATTTGCTTATCTTAACAAGAAAAATCAACACTCAGCCAAATACAAATGGTTATTGGATTTGATCGAAACGGCGATGGCAGACGCTAATCACAAGTAA
- a CDS encoding DUF1214 domain-containing protein produces MNMISKAFVGSFTCPLRSAAMLVSVTALFSVAAIAGNDSPTETLQTRAGDFTFETDFLHGIPTQESSAKLFELMDYQRASQAYIWSVPLVSNYAWKQAYADMGAEDGQITYVESHESKLGGLTYNTSTPYAITWFNVEKEPVIIEIPTNELRGAVHTMWQIGISQMTEPGVYVVKAKGAETPANLPKGAKVFESDTNYVFFGVRLMADSDQQRMKDLEALKITDLNGKPLSDNGVNFPERGEDAKHPRGMAFWNTLNEAIQTETVAERDRMMHDMLRPLGIEKGKAFEPSAQQREILEQAVVMGEAMVKNIDFNKTERLPHAAYGKEGNFWEVATASTPNQDRYYGMDLDGRAAWFYEAVTNDVAMHGFENGGWGQIYLDNYRDDSGKGLNGSNHYTLTLDGDVNFADLFWTITVYNVENRAIIDNDIERADVGSNIEGTVKDAQGNYTFHFSPTKPAGVNEANWVQTREDENWFVYFRAYSPSKAFVEQQPETLLPNFKRVN; encoded by the coding sequence ATGAATATGATATCTAAAGCCTTTGTCGGAAGTTTCACTTGCCCATTACGATCTGCTGCCATGCTCGTTTCTGTAACGGCTTTATTTTCAGTAGCGGCGATTGCTGGAAACGATAGCCCAACAGAAACCCTTCAAACACGTGCGGGAGATTTCACCTTCGAAACCGACTTTCTTCATGGCATTCCAACACAAGAAAGCTCAGCGAAACTGTTTGAACTGATGGACTATCAACGCGCATCACAAGCTTACATTTGGTCGGTGCCTTTGGTGTCAAACTACGCATGGAAACAAGCCTACGCCGACATGGGCGCAGAGGATGGTCAAATTACTTATGTTGAGTCTCATGAATCTAAGCTCGGAGGTTTAACTTACAACACCTCTACGCCTTACGCGATTACTTGGTTTAACGTCGAAAAAGAACCTGTAATCATAGAAATCCCCACAAATGAACTGCGTGGCGCGGTACACACCATGTGGCAAATCGGTATTTCACAGATGACCGAACCGGGTGTTTACGTGGTCAAAGCCAAAGGGGCTGAAACACCAGCCAACCTACCAAAGGGCGCTAAGGTTTTTGAGTCGGACACCAACTATGTATTCTTCGGCGTTCGCTTAATGGCAGATTCAGACCAGCAACGTATGAAAGACTTAGAGGCTCTCAAGATTACAGACCTCAACGGCAAGCCACTGAGTGATAACGGCGTAAACTTCCCTGAGCGTGGTGAAGATGCCAAACACCCAAGAGGCATGGCATTTTGGAATACGTTGAATGAAGCCATTCAAACTGAGACAGTAGCAGAGCGAGATCGCATGATGCACGACATGTTACGCCCACTAGGTATCGAAAAAGGCAAGGCATTTGAACCATCAGCTCAGCAGCGTGAGATCTTAGAGCAAGCCGTTGTCATGGGTGAAGCGATGGTGAAGAACATCGACTTCAACAAAACAGAGCGCTTGCCACACGCGGCTTATGGTAAGGAAGGTAATTTTTGGGAAGTCGCAACCGCTTCAACACCAAACCAAGATCGTTACTATGGTATGGATCTCGACGGGCGCGCAGCGTGGTTCTATGAAGCTGTGACTAATGACGTTGCAATGCACGGTTTTGAGAATGGTGGTTGGGGTCAGATTTACCTAGACAACTACCGTGATGACAGTGGTAAGGGACTTAATGGCAGCAACCACTACACTCTGACTCTGGATGGTGATGTTAACTTCGCCGATCTGTTCTGGACAATCACTGTTTATAACGTTGAAAACCGCGCCATCATCGACAATGACATTGAGCGTGCCGATGTTGGTTCAAACATCGAAGGTACGGTCAAAGACGCACAAGGCAATTACACCTTCCACTTCTCACCAACTAAGCCAGCAGGTGTGAATGAAGCTAACTGGGTGCAAACACGAGAAGACGAAAACTGGTTTGTTTACTTCCGTGCCTATTCTCCAAGCAAAGCGTTTGTAGAGCAACAGCCAGAAACCTTATTGCCTAACTTCAAACGTGTGAACTGA
- a CDS encoding RpiB/LacA/LacB family sugar-phosphate isomerase yields the protein MKIALMMENSQAGKNAMVAAELESVAGGIGHDVFNLGMTDENDHHLTYIHLGIMASILINSKAVDFVVTGCGTGQGALMSLNLHPGVVCGYCLEPSDAFLFNQINNGNAIALAFAKGFGWAGELNIRYIFEKAFTGERGQGYPLERAEPQQRNAAILNEVKAAVVKDNFIDSLRAIDQDLVKTAVGSERFQQCFFEHCQNSDIADYVRSLLD from the coding sequence ATGAAAATCGCTTTAATGATGGAAAACAGTCAGGCAGGTAAAAATGCCATGGTTGCAGCTGAGCTAGAGTCAGTGGCGGGTGGCATTGGCCATGATGTTTTCAACTTAGGTATGACAGACGAGAACGATCACCACTTAACGTATATCCACCTCGGTATCATGGCGAGCATTCTGATCAACTCAAAGGCTGTGGACTTTGTTGTGACTGGTTGCGGTACAGGACAAGGGGCTTTGATGTCACTGAACCTGCATCCGGGTGTGGTCTGTGGTTACTGCCTAGAGCCATCAGATGCTTTTTTGTTTAACCAAATCAACAACGGCAATGCTATCGCTCTTGCTTTTGCTAAAGGCTTTGGCTGGGCTGGTGAGCTGAATATTCGTTACATCTTCGAAAAGGCTTTCACTGGTGAGCGTGGCCAAGGTTACCCGTTAGAACGAGCAGAACCACAACAGCGTAATGCAGCCATTTTGAATGAAGTGAAAGCGGCGGTGGTAAAAGACAACTTTATTGATTCGCTAAGAGCAATCGACCAAGATCTCGTGAAAACAGCGGTTGGCAGCGAGCGTTTCCAACAATGCTTCTTTGAACATTGCCAAAACTCAGACATTGCGGATTACGTTCGTTCACTTTTAGATTAA
- the kduD gene encoding 2-dehydro-3-deoxy-D-gluconate 5-dehydrogenase KduD, translating into MILESFSLEGKVAIVTGCNTGLGQGIALGLAEAGCKVVGVNRTEPEETIEKMSAAGHTFLNVRADLLDQACIPGIIERTLAEFGQVDILVNNAGIIRRQDAIEFSEQDWDDVMNVNTKTVFFMSQAVAKQFKAQGSGGKIINIASMLSFQGGIRVPSYTASKSAVMGVTRAMANEWARDNINVNAIAPGYMETNNTQALREDAVRNQAILERIPAERWGKPQDIAGPCVFLASSASDYINGYTIAVDGGWLAR; encoded by the coding sequence ATGATCTTAGAGTCATTCAGTCTGGAAGGGAAAGTGGCGATAGTGACGGGCTGTAACACAGGGCTTGGGCAAGGTATTGCATTAGGCCTAGCAGAAGCAGGTTGCAAAGTTGTCGGTGTTAACCGTACAGAGCCTGAAGAGACTATTGAGAAAATGAGTGCAGCAGGTCATACGTTCCTAAACGTTCGTGCTGACCTTCTCGATCAAGCGTGCATTCCCGGGATTATTGAGCGTACTTTGGCTGAGTTTGGCCAAGTCGACATCCTCGTGAACAATGCAGGAATTATTCGTCGCCAAGATGCTATTGAGTTCTCAGAGCAAGATTGGGATGACGTAATGAACGTGAACACCAAGACCGTGTTCTTTATGTCTCAGGCCGTTGCAAAGCAGTTTAAGGCTCAAGGTTCTGGTGGGAAAATCATTAACATTGCATCGATGCTCTCATTCCAAGGTGGCATTCGAGTTCCTTCCTATACGGCTTCAAAAAGTGCGGTGATGGGAGTGACACGTGCGATGGCGAACGAATGGGCGCGCGACAACATCAACGTCAATGCGATAGCACCCGGTTATATGGAAACGAACAATACCCAAGCTCTGCGCGAAGATGCTGTGCGTAATCAAGCGATCCTTGAGCGCATCCCTGCTGAACGCTGGGGTAAACCGCAAGATATCGCAGGTCCTTGTGTGTTTTTAGCCTCATCAGCATCGGACTACATTAACGGCTATACCATCGCTGTTGACGGTGGTTGGTTAGCACGCTAA
- a CDS encoding MFS transporter, with protein sequence MTLKEILKIPNVRYFLMFRSSYFARFYYPIFTLLYLDYGLTLSQFAMLNVVWAATIVLAEVPSGAFADTLGRKKLVVLSSIVMFIEIAMIALGPTGDANLVFIVFLVNRILSGLAMALASGADEALAYDTLKDQGNEELWPRVLQIQLRVASSVGIFVTLIGAAMYDVNFMANIFHALGLAEPESTKDLMRIPVFATLFVAMIAIYAAVNMREEKKVMPSDQTKLATTIASLKLTADTGKWVLATPYVLFILLYYSLFEHTSRMFLTMNSQYYLAIDIPIIYFGFIGAGISLLKIILAGQSRRLAESIEPKTFIVVMGLASMVTYYWISLGWSIYGVLPALVLIFIIMTMNIFISYHLNKKTESHNRATVLSFKGLMFNLGYGLIGILYAYYYKLVSQGYTAQEIEQNLDFLASLSSFFYYFTLLFVSISALFYFKNKKEPIF encoded by the coding sequence ATGACGCTCAAAGAAATCCTGAAAATTCCCAATGTCCGCTACTTCTTGATGTTTAGAAGCAGCTACTTTGCGCGTTTTTATTACCCTATTTTCACCTTACTCTATTTAGATTACGGATTAACCCTTTCTCAGTTTGCCATGCTTAATGTGGTTTGGGCGGCTACCATTGTGCTTGCGGAAGTACCATCAGGAGCGTTCGCGGATACCTTAGGGCGCAAAAAGCTTGTGGTGCTCTCTTCAATTGTGATGTTCATTGAGATCGCCATGATCGCTCTTGGACCGACTGGAGATGCCAATCTAGTCTTCATTGTGTTTCTGGTTAACCGGATATTAAGTGGCTTAGCGATGGCGTTAGCCAGTGGAGCCGACGAGGCATTGGCTTACGACACCTTGAAAGACCAAGGTAACGAAGAATTATGGCCGCGAGTGTTACAAATCCAGCTTCGTGTCGCCTCTAGTGTGGGGATTTTTGTCACCTTGATTGGTGCTGCAATGTACGATGTAAACTTTATGGCGAACATCTTTCATGCTCTCGGATTAGCAGAGCCAGAAAGCACCAAAGACCTGATGCGCATTCCTGTTTTCGCAACCCTATTTGTCGCGATGATCGCCATTTATGCCGCGGTTAACATGCGCGAAGAGAAAAAGGTGATGCCAAGCGATCAAACCAAATTAGCAACCACCATTGCCAGCCTTAAATTAACGGCTGACACAGGTAAGTGGGTACTTGCTACGCCTTACGTGCTGTTCATCTTGCTGTACTACAGCTTGTTCGAACACACCTCGAGAATGTTCCTAACCATGAACAGCCAATACTATCTTGCCATCGATATCCCTATCATCTACTTCGGTTTTATTGGCGCGGGGATCAGTTTACTCAAAATCATATTGGCAGGACAAAGCCGTAGGTTGGCAGAAAGCATCGAGCCTAAAACCTTCATTGTGGTCATGGGTTTAGCGAGCATGGTGACCTACTATTGGATCAGCTTAGGTTGGTCGATCTATGGTGTGCTCCCGGCACTGGTACTGATCTTTATCATCATGACGATGAACATATTCATCAGCTACCATCTGAACAAAAAGACGGAATCACACAACAGAGCCACCGTTCTCAGTTTCAAAGGCCTGATGTTTAACCTTGGGTATGGTTTGATCGGTATTTTATATGCCTACTACTATAAGTTAGTGTCTCAAGGCTACACCGCACAAGAGATAGAACAGAACCTCGACTTCTTGGCTTCACTGTCTTCGTTCTTCTACTACTTCACCTTATTGTTCGTTTCGATCAGCGCGCTGTTCTATTTCAAAAACAAGAAGGAGCCTATCTTTTAA
- a CDS encoding DMT family transporter → MSFSWIAFTLLAAFSQSWRNAFQSKLAGTMSVAGVTLARFIWAGPIALIYLYSLYQWQPVSTPSFSGEFVFYIVAAAIMQILATGLMVMLFKLENYAIGAGLAKCEAPVSAVLSVLFFGTALTITGWVGVLIGTLGVLIMSSSSGWRSLSPKVFLLGMACSTAFALTSLWVREASLSIGLPFPHSAAWVLFLVISLQTVIICTYLFFRERDTLRLIFKKSKLVVMTSLASVIGSLGWFSAMSLQAVPYVKTLGQIEVVFMVLISYFWLGQSIARKDILALILLSIAAVLVMWQ, encoded by the coding sequence ATGTCTTTTAGTTGGATAGCTTTTACTCTTCTCGCAGCCTTCAGCCAATCTTGGCGCAATGCATTTCAAAGTAAACTAGCGGGCACAATGAGTGTGGCTGGCGTGACGTTAGCTCGCTTTATTTGGGCTGGCCCAATCGCGCTTATTTATCTCTATTCGCTGTACCAATGGCAGCCAGTCTCCACGCCTAGTTTTTCCGGTGAGTTTGTGTTCTACATTGTTGCTGCTGCGATTATGCAGATCCTTGCGACAGGCTTGATGGTGATGCTATTTAAGCTAGAGAACTATGCGATAGGTGCCGGACTCGCCAAATGTGAAGCTCCAGTTTCAGCGGTATTGTCCGTGCTGTTTTTTGGCACCGCTCTGACTATTACAGGTTGGGTTGGTGTACTTATTGGTACTTTGGGCGTACTCATAATGAGCAGTTCTTCTGGCTGGCGAAGCCTTTCTCCCAAAGTGTTTTTGTTAGGTATGGCTTGCAGTACAGCCTTTGCTTTAACGTCTCTTTGGGTTCGAGAAGCCAGCTTGAGCATCGGCCTCCCCTTCCCTCATAGCGCCGCATGGGTGCTGTTCCTAGTCATTTCCCTTCAGACAGTGATCATCTGTACGTATCTCTTTTTCAGAGAACGCGACACGCTGCGCCTGATATTCAAGAAGTCGAAACTGGTCGTCATGACAAGCCTAGCGAGTGTTATCGGTTCTCTCGGTTGGTTTAGCGCAATGTCACTTCAAGCCGTGCCCTATGTAAAAACATTAGGGCAAATCGAAGTGGTCTTTATGGTATTGATTTCTTACTTCTGGTTGGGGCAAAGCATTGCTCGCAAAGACATTCTTGCACTGATTTTGCTTTCTATCGCCGCGGTCTTAGTAATGTGGCAGTAA
- a CDS encoding LysR family transcriptional regulator, translating to MDLNLLKTLDAVMKARSVNVAAEALGISAPAVSQSLNRLREQYNDPLFIREGRGIAPTNFAIELHAEVQEPLNLLLNGSKSRQHFDAQNSRRTFRISSHKDIDILVVPELTKYRTEHAPNTNMEADIEHLDEQSRQADLRQRKVDVILSTVPLEEHGYDNVKLFEQRLVVVLNASHPRIQGSITMEQFFAEEHIIWQTQRMNNYTLDSVSNVPLPVRRVAYKTSSALTGLVLASQTEWLCVTASSIAEKVSKNDQYRIVELPFSTEPVPIYMTWHHSQRNDNGHKWFRDALISATQSLT from the coding sequence ATGGATCTCAATCTTCTCAAAACCCTAGATGCGGTAATGAAAGCACGCAGTGTGAACGTTGCAGCGGAAGCATTAGGCATTTCAGCCCCGGCGGTAAGCCAATCCCTCAACCGATTAAGAGAACAATACAACGACCCTTTGTTCATACGAGAAGGACGCGGAATTGCACCAACAAACTTTGCCATTGAGTTGCATGCAGAAGTGCAAGAGCCTTTGAATTTACTCTTAAATGGGTCTAAGTCACGCCAACACTTTGATGCCCAAAATAGTCGCCGTACCTTCCGAATATCCAGCCACAAAGACATCGATATATTGGTCGTTCCCGAACTAACCAAGTATCGAACCGAGCATGCTCCCAATACCAACATGGAAGCTGACATTGAACACCTTGATGAACAATCACGACAAGCCGATTTAAGACAACGCAAAGTCGATGTTATTTTGTCTACCGTTCCCCTAGAAGAACATGGTTACGACAACGTGAAGCTGTTTGAACAACGCCTTGTAGTAGTACTGAATGCAAGTCACCCTCGCATTCAAGGCAGCATAACGATGGAGCAATTTTTTGCCGAAGAACACATCATTTGGCAAACACAAAGAATGAATAACTACACCCTTGATTCGGTCAGTAACGTACCGTTGCCCGTACGAAGGGTCGCCTACAAAACAAGTTCCGCACTCACTGGATTGGTATTGGCTAGCCAGACAGAGTGGCTGTGTGTAACAGCGAGTTCCATTGCAGAGAAAGTGTCCAAAAACGATCAATATCGAATTGTTGAGTTGCCATTTTCAACTGAGCCAGTGCCCATTTATATGACTTGGCATCACTCTCAACGTAATGACAACGGACATAAGTGGTTTCGCGACGCGTTGATTTCCGCCACTCAATCCCTCACTTAA